The Setaria viridis chromosome 6, Setaria_viridis_v4.0, whole genome shotgun sequence genome contains a region encoding:
- the LOC117859909 gene encoding BTB/POZ and MATH domain-containing protein 1, producing MVLHGNSIPTPRYDIGKHLGNLLDSTDGSDVPFVIDGETFHAHRAVLAARSPVFNVELLGSMAEATMSSITLHDIAPATFRLMLRFMYTDVFPGDDELGDSPSEIVQHLLAAADLYALDGLKLMCAQKLWDNVSVDTVADALACADMYNCQELKNRCLGFVVDEKNFKKVVLTEGFKNL from the coding sequence ATGGTGTTACATGGAAATTCTATCCCGACACCACGTTATGACATCGGAAAACATCTAGGCAACTTGCTGGACAGCACAGATGGGTCGGATGTGCCGTTCGTCATTGACGGCGAGACGTTCCATGCTCACCGAGCGGTGCTTGCTGCCCGTTCGCCAGTTTTCAACGTGGAGCTCCTCGGTTCTATGGCTGAGGCTACAATGTCGTCGATCACCCTACATGACATCGCCCCTGCAACATTCAGGCTAATGCTTCGGTTCATGTACACAGATGTCTTTCCTGGAGACGACGAACTTGGTGACTCCCCCTCTGAGATTGTGCAGCATCTACTGGCTGCAGCTGACCTGTATGCATTGGACGGATTGAAGCTTATGTGTGCACAAAAGCTGTGGGACAATGTGTCCGTTGATACTGTTGCCGATGCTTTAGCTTGTGCTGACATGTACAACTGTCAAGAATTAAAGAACAGGTGCCTTGGTTTTGTTGTGGA